From one Lolium rigidum isolate FL_2022 chromosome 4, APGP_CSIRO_Lrig_0.1, whole genome shotgun sequence genomic stretch:
- the LOC124648531 gene encoding WAT1-related protein At5g07050-like: MALSGGFMEKAKPYFAMIALQFGYAGMNVLTKVSLNGGMSHYVLVVYRHAFATVAIAPFALILERKVRPKMTWSIFFQIFVLALLGPVIDQNFYYVGLKYTGPTFACAMSNILPAMTFVMAVIFRMEKIELKKVRCQAKIFGTVVTVAGAMLMTLYKGPLMHLAWTRHSQAGGGGEAPAVVDPTGKEWFLGSLFVIIATLAWASLFILQTHTIKQYTAQLSLTTLICFVGTIQAVVVTFVMERRPSVWTIGFDMNLLAAAYAGIVTSSIAYYVQGLVIKKTGPVFASAFSPLMMIIVAVMGSFILSEKIYLGAVLGAVVIVVGLYAVLWGKHKETQEKEATPLPVATNGHGATNTEMIGAAGARNDRDATGPTRPASNGRGGGSASAV; this comes from the exons ATGGCTTTGTCTGGTGGTTTCATGGAGAAGGCTAAGCCTTACTTCGCCATGATCGCCTTGCAGTTCGGCTACGCCGGCATGAACGTCCTAACCAAGGTCTCCCTCAATGGCGGGATGAGCCACTACGTCCTCGTCGTGTACCGCCACGCCTTCGCCACTGTAGCCATTGCTCCCTTCGCCCTCATCCTCGAGAG GAAAGTgaggccgaagatgacgtggtcgaTCTTCTTCCAAATTTTCGTCCTTGCTCTTCTCGG ACCGGTGATCGACCAGAATTTCTACTACGTCGGCTTGAAGTATACCGGGCCGACCTTCGCATGCGCGATGAGTAACATCCTGCCGGCGATGACCTTCGTCATGGCGGTGATCTTCAG GATGGAGAAAATAGAGCTGAAGAAGGTGCGGTGCCAGGCCAAGATCTTCGGCACGGTGGTGACGGTGGCCGGCGCGATGCTGATGACGCTCTACAAGGGCCCGCTCATGCACCTGGCGTGGACCAGGCACTCTCAGGCCGGCGGCGGTGGGGAGGCGCCCGCCGTAGTCGACCCCACCGGCAAGGAATGGTTCCTGGGctccctcttcgtcatcatcgccACCCTCGCCTGGGCCTCCCTCTTCATCCTGCAGACCCACACCATCAAGCAGTACACCGCCCAGCTCTCCCTCACCACGCTCATCTGCTTCGTCGGCACCATTCAGGCCGTCGTGGTCACCTTCGTCATGGAGCGCCGCCCCTCCGTCTGGACCATCGGCTTCGACATGAACCTCCTCGCAGCCGCCTACGCCGGCATCGTGACGTCGAGCATCGCCTACTACGTGCAGGGGCTGGTGATCAAGAAGACTGGGCCAGTCTTCGCGTCGGCTTTCAGCCCGCTGATGATGATCATCGTGGCGGTCATGGGGTCCTTCATCCTCTCCGAGAAGATATACCTCGGGGCCGTGCTGGGCGCCGTGGTGATCGTCGTCGGGCTCTACGCCGTCCTCTGGGGCAAGCACAAGGAGACGCAGGAGAAGGAGGCAACGCCGCTGCCGGTGGCCACCAATGGACACGGTGCCACGAACACGGAGATGATCGGCGCCGCCGGTGCCCGAAATGATCGTGACGCGACCGGGCCGACGAGGCCGGCCTCCAACGGACGTGGAGGTGGATCAGCTAGTGCAGTCTGA